One Aphidius gifuensis isolate YNYX2018 linkage group LG3, ASM1490517v1, whole genome shotgun sequence DNA window includes the following coding sequences:
- the LOC122852585 gene encoding protein arginine methyltransferase NDUFAF7, mitochondrial: MKTSTTMRCLINKYIKKILKLQIEPIKSSRYLFSSQILNDNVKNIDSSRSSKHLYAKIKSCGPISVADYMREALTHPTQGYYMKRDVFGSKGDFITSPEISQLFGEMIGIWVFSEWKKITNNNFQLVELGPGRGTLSKSILKIFNQLKVADKMTIHLVEISPALSEIQANNLCITSKKNTQFGVDCNNIGHYQEGITDNGVKVFWYQSIEHIPKKFSIFIAHEFFDALPIHKFQKNKNTWSEIFVDIDKNIDNKFRFVLSKTPTLSSRVFISDDEKRDHVEISPQSMIIIEYMANFLYNYGGFSLIADYGHNGEKTDTFRAFKNHQQQDPLLNPGTADLTADVDFSMIKNTAIKNNKTIVFGPVNQRDFLLQMGIDIRLKILMDKINDEEKSELKSGYHMIIDDDKMGKCFKLLAMFPSILAEHLKKWPVAGFLNDNCK; the protein is encoded by the exons AtgaaaacatcaacaacaatgagatgtttaataaataaatacattaaaaaaatattaaaactacaAATTGAgccaataaaatcatcaagatatttattttcatcacaaatattaaatgacaatgtaaaaaatattgactcaTCACGTTCATCAAAACATttatatgcaaaaataaaatcatgtgGACCAATATCAGTAGCAGATTACATGAGAGAAGCATTAACTCATCCAACCCAAGGATACTACATGAAACGTGATGTATTTGGTAGCAAGGGTGATTTTATAACATCACCAGAAATATCACAATTATTTGGTGAAATGATTGGTATATGGGTTTTTagtgaatggaaaaaaataacaaataataattttcaacttgtTGAACTTGGTCCTGGTCGTGGTACACTGagtaaaagtattttaaaaatttttaatcaattaaaagttGCTGATAAAATGACAATTCATCTTGTTGAAATAAGTCCAGCATTATCTGAAATACAAgctaataatttatgtattacatcaaaaaaaaatacacaatttggtgttgattgtaataatattgGACATTATCAAGAGGGTATTACTGATAATGGTGTTAAAGTATTTTGGTATCAATCAATTGAACATATAcctaaaaaatttagtatatttattgctcatgaattttttgatgCATTACCAAttcataaatttcaaaaaaataaaaatacatggagtgaaatatttgttgatattgataaaaatattgataataaatttcgttttgTTTTAAGTAAAACACCAACATTATCTAGTCGTGTATTTATATCT gaTGATGAAAAAAGAGATCATGTTGAAATTAGTCCACAAAGTATGATTATCATTGAATATATGgcaaattttttgtataattatggTGGTTTTAGTTTGATAGCTGATTATGGACATAATGGTGAAAAAACAGATACATTTAGagcatttaaaaatcatcaacaacaagatCCATTGTTAAATCCTGGCACAGCTGATTTAACAGCTGatgttgatttttcaatgattaaaaatacagctattaaaaataataaaacaattgtatttggtCCAGTTAATCAAcgtgattttttattacaaatggGTATTGAtattagattaaaaattttaatggataaaattaatgatgaagaaaaaagtgAATTAAAATCTGGCTATCATatgattattgatgatgataaaatgggtaaatgttttaaattattagctATGTTTCCATCAATATTAGctgaacatttaaaaaaatggccAGTTGCtggatttttaaatgataattgtaaATAG